The Manihot esculenta cultivar AM560-2 chromosome 11, M.esculenta_v8, whole genome shotgun sequence genome includes a region encoding these proteins:
- the LOC110626940 gene encoding very-long-chain (3R)-3-hydroxyacyl-CoA dehydratase 2 has product MRMSFSKSYLFVYNSLQAFGWTIACFRVFSSFVSTHSLNGAYASAGELIFFLQIVAFLEVIHGALGIVPSGVLFPFMQWAGRTHFLFFVHNLVEVQELPSIFITFLAWCLSEVIRYPHYALNSIGNCPSWITYLRYTTFIVIYPIGLAPGEMWLMYQGLPFAKKNNLYAGFFAALPFSYYDFVRVGLVFYPFLWFNLYLHLLKQRRSKLGKHHEKKK; this is encoded by the exons ATGAGGATGTCATTTTCGAAGTCCTATCTCTTCGTTTACAATTCCCTTCAGGCCTTTGGATG GACAATTGCTTGTTTTAGAGTTTTCAGCAGTTTTGTTTCCACCCATTCTCTCAATGGAGCTTATGCTTCTGCTGGAGAGCTTATCT TTTTCTTGCAAATTGTTGCATTCTTGGAAGTTATACATGGAGCTCTGG GTATTGTTCCAAGTGGAGTGTTGTTCCCATTTATGCAGTGGGCAGGAAGAACGCATTTTCTGTTCTTTGTTCATAACCTTGTTGAG GTCCAGGAGTTGCCTTCAATTTTTATAACCTTTTTAGCTTGGTGCCTATCTGAG GTAATTAGGTATCCACATTATGCTTTGAACAGCATTGGAAATTGTCCATCTTGGATCACTTACCTAAG GTACACCACATTTATTGTTATATATCCTATTGGGCTTGCTCCTGGTGAAA TGTGGCTCATGTACCAAGGACTTCCATTTGCAAAGAAGAATAATCTCTATGCTGGTTTCTTTGCTGCTCTCCCATTCAGCTATTATGACTTTGTTAGG gttgggcttgtattctacCCCTTCCTCTGGTTCAATCTTTACCTGCATTTGCTAAAGCAACGGCGATCTAAATTGGGTAAACACCATGAGAAGAAGAAGTGA